Sequence from the Candidatus Acidiferrales bacterium genome:
CGCGAGCCCGGCAGGGCCATGGCGAACTTGCCCTCCTGCAGACCCGGCAACCACCACGGGCTGAGCAGGTTCTCCATGAAGAAGACCGGCCCAAGGATGGTGTGAGGGATGCCGAGCGCCTGGAGGTGCCGCTCCACTTTGTACTTGCTGTCGAAATGGGGGATGCGGGTGTTGCGGTCGGCGCTTGCCACCGAGGTATAGACCAGGTGCCTCACCCCCGCAGCCTTCGCGGCGTCGGCCACCGTAATGCCCTGGCGCGTCTCGACCTCCATCCCCGCCTCGAACGGAGTGGACATGGCGAAGATGGCGTCCACGCCCTGCGCGGCGTGCTCGATGGCGGCGCGGTCTTCGAGATTACCGGTCGCCAGCTCAGCTCCCAGCCGCTTGAGCTCCTGCGCCGCTGGCGACTCGGGTCTGCGGGTGAACGCGCGAACGCGATGGCCCTTTTTCAAGAGTAGCCGAGCCAACGCGCCGCCTTGCTTGCCCGTGGCGCCGGTGACCAAAACAGAAAGTGAGTTCGACATGATTAAACCTCCCTGTAGATTGGTGACAGCATTCTATCTCAAGGAATGCGCTCTGTCCGGGCGTAGGCCCCTGATCCCGACCGACGAAAATTAAGAAAGGCTAAGTGCTTAGTGGAGCGACGGCCAGCTCCGGCAGAATTTCACCCACAAAATTCTCGGTGGCGGCAGCGCTCAGTAGCGGAAGAAGACCAGCGTCAGGTCATCCAGCAACGGGAGGTCTGGACCAAACTGTTCGAGTTCACTCAGCACTTGGGAAGCAATTTCCTCACACGGAAGGTCGCGGTGTTTCCGCACCAGCGAGATCAACTGTTCTTCGGCAAAAAACTCGCCGGTCGTGTTGGGCACGTCGGAGAGGCCGTCGGTGTAAGCCAGGAGCAGATCGCCGCGTTCGAGCGGGATTTCCTGTTCCTGGTAGGCAGAGTCGCCGTGGACGCCGAGCAGTATTCCGGTAGCGCCGAGCCGGAGCGGTTCGCCGTCGCGGAACAGGAAGGCCGGAGGGTGGCCGGCATTGGCGTAACTCAACGTCGCTCGCACCGGATCCACGTGGGCATAGAAGAGCGAGACGATCTTGTTGAGCTGAATGTTGTGGAAGACCAGGGTATTCACTTTGGCCAGGAGTTCGCCCGGCCGCGGCGGCGCGCCCATGGTCATCGCCTTCAGGCAAGCCTGGAGGTTGGACATCATCAGCCCGGCCGGGAGACCCTTTCCCATCACGTCGCCGACCACAATGCCCAGGTCGTTGCGCCCCTGCCATTGCAGAAAGTCGTAATAGTCGCCGGTCACCACGCTCGCCGGCCGGGAAAAGAAGACAACTTGTGATCCGGGCAGGGTGGGCGCCCTCTGCGGCAAGAGGGACAATTGCACCTCCTTGGCCAGGTTCAATTCCTGCTCGAGCCGGCGCTTTTCCGCCTCGCTGATGCAGTCGAGACAGATCTGCGAAGTCGGATCGTTGATGAGCCGCCAGCGTTCCCGGGGCGATTCGCACTCGCCGCCGCAATCCTGGCACACCCCAAACTCCCCCTTGTCCATGCGGGTCAGAGCGGTATCAAGGTTGGTGAGAAGCGAAGCGGCTTGCCGGCCGCGCTCGGAATCGAGCGGCGAGACCGAAGCCATCCATTCCCCAAGGCTGGCTTTCTGGCGGTTGAAGTATTGCCGGAACCGTTCCAAACGCTGGGCATCCATGGGAACCCTCCGTCCTGTCGTATAACAACATGATGCTTGTGCATGCCCCAAGGATGCGCTCCGGCGGAAATAAACCCGGCTCGACAAGAGACAATTTGGCCGGGGAGAGGCTCTGGACAAGCCAGGCCTCAGCGACGTATCCTGTCGGTTGTTCTCCGAAGCCGGGGAAATCGATCCGCTTCGCTGCACCCCGGACACGGGGTCATCCGGCGGGGGCGACCGCCGCAGGTTCGATTTCCTGGGTTTTTTGTTTCGTTTGCTGTCCGTTGTCCGTACTCGTCGGCCCAACCGGCGCGCCCCTCATCGCGGATTTCGAACACGGCAAAGCCGGGTCCCTCATCTGCCTTCATGCGGTTGGGGAAGACCGTCTTTCAAAAGGAAGGGCATTTCCTGCCGTGGTTGTACGCTGTTGCGTCCGAGCCTGAATCCAACCGCGCCGGTGCCGCGTCTAAAGTAGAAAACCTCGGCGAGGAGGAACCGCGTGCCAGAAAGCCTGAAATTTCCGGGTTTTGGCCCTGAGCAATTTTCGTTTTTCCGCCAGCTTGCCCGCAACAACCGCAAGGAATGGTTTGACCGGAACCGCGAGCGGTATCAAACCCACATCGTCGGCGCCTTTCGGGCGCTGCTGCGTGAATTGGAACCGTGCGCGCTCGAGCTGAATCCCGATTTTGAAACGCTCGGTAAGACAAACCGAAATTTTTCTCGCATCAACCGTGACATCCGGTTCGCCCGCGACAAATCGCCCTACCGCGCGCAGTACTACCTGTATCTCTTCGTTCCCACGCCTCAGGAGAACCATTCCAGCACCCGGCTCTACGTCGGGCTTGCGGCGGAGGCGGTAACAGTTGGCTTTGCGATGTACGATGGCGGGCGAGAATCGCCCATGAACACGATCTTCCGGCCCAAGGTGCTCGAGCCCGGCCGTTCACGACGAGCGCTCACGGCGAGCCGCGGCGGGGCCGAGTTGCTCGCGTTGATCCGAAAAGCTGGTGGCGGTCGCCGATACGAATCCTACTGGTACAGCCTGGAAAAGCGTGAATGGACCAAGCATCAGGGCTTTCCTGCCGGGCCCGGCGATTGGAAGCGGATGAAAGGCTGGGTGGTGCGGAAGAGATTCGCGCCGTCGAGCCGGGAACTCGCCGCCGGGCGCTTCCCGGCTGCGGTCAAGAAGATCTTCCGGGAACTATACCCCCTCTATGCCTTCTGCGCCGCTCCGGCCCGGGCAAAGGCCTGGTCGGCGGCCGTTTGATGCTTGATCGGTTGCGTATGCGTTGACACAAATTGCATGCTCCCGCGGAAAAAACTTTGGCACTCTCTGGCAAGTTCTGGTAAAAATGCGACGGCCTCTTAGTAGCAAATGCCTGACAGGACTGCCGGCCTTGATCCCGAAGTTTTGCGACGGCCTGCATGACGGGTCAAGACCGGCCAGTTCTGAATTGGCCTGAAATAAAGAGGCCAGAAGTGGCCTGCCCGATGCGTCGGGGCCTAGGAGCGACGTGAAAGTCCTCATCTTTTCCGATATCCATGCCGACTACCGGGCCCTGGATCGGATTCTCGCTCGCCCGGCGGACGTCTATGTGTTGGCGGGCGACCTGACGCTCTTCGGAAGAGGCTTGAACACGGCTGGTGAAAAACTTCACCCGCTGGGCGAGAGATTGTGGGTGATGCCGGGAAACCACGAAACCGAAGCGGAAATCGCCGCCTTCTGCAATCAGCATCGTTTTTTGTTTTTCCACCGGGCGGTGCTCCAGCGCGGCGACGTCAACTTTGCCGGGCTTGGCTACAGCAATCCCACTCCGTTCAACACCCCGGGCGAGTACACCGAGGAGCGCATCGCCCAGGAGCTGGAGACCTTCCGCGGGCTGGCCAACCTGGTGCTCATTTGCCATTGCCCACCCTACGGCACTCGACTCGACGAAGTTTCTCCCGGGCGGCACACGGGAAGCCAGGTGCTGCGCGCCTTTGTGGAGAAAGAGCAGCCTCGTTACCTCATCTGCGGCCACATCCACGAATGTCAGGGGAAGGAAGACCTGATCGGCCAGACCTATTGCTTCAACGCCGGCAAATTGGGCTACCTGCTGGAAGCTTAGGCCTCTGCCATCTTGCCCGGCAAAGACTCTTTCGCGGGCAGTTCGATTTTGTGTTGGGCAGTCTTGTTTCGCCTGGTTCCATAAAGAGTAAACTTGCCCCGTTGATTCTGATTCGGAGATTTGAGGATATCTCTTGTTGCGCGATTCGCCACGCGAACCTGCCCGAATCGCGTGGACTTGAGGCGCTTCGCCGCCTATAATGGAGAATCTGTTTCTTGGCGCGGCTCGGTCAGGAACCCGCGCCCGGGCAAGGCCACTCATGAAGCCGGAAATGGACGCGCAAGACCGGAAACTACTCAATTTGCTTCAGGCGGAGTTTCCGCTTGATCCAGAGCCCTTTGCGCGGCTGGGCGAAAAAACGGGCGAGACGGCCAGGGCCGTCATCCAGCGCATTGAGCGGCTCAAGCGCGAGCACGTCATCCGCCAGATCAGCGCCATCTTTGACACCCGGGCGCTCGGCTACAAGTCCAGCCTCGTGGCCATGAAGGTGCCTCCCGCCCGCGCCGACCAGGCCGCCGAGGTCATCAACTCCCATCCCGGCGTAAGCCACAACTACAAGCGCAATCACGAGTTCAACCTGTGGTTCACGGTTGCGGTGCCCCCCGATAGCCGGCTGGGACTTGAGGGAACGGTCGAGAAGCTTCACGAGCTGGCGCAAGCCGATTCCACCCGGCTGCTCCCGACGTTGAGGCTCTACAAGATCGGCGTGAAACTGGACATGACGGGGGAGCAGGACGTGGCGGCAGCGAGCGACGAAGCGACCTATAGCGACCTCACGCGCCCCAAGAAGAGCGAAATTTTCCCCCGGCAGGTCGCCATTATCCGCGCATTGCAGAAGGACGTGGCGCTGGTCGAGCGGCCCTTCGACGCAGCCGCGACGGAGATTGGGATTACCGTGCCCGAGTTGCTCGAAGAGGCGCGGGGCTTCCAGCAACGCGGCCAGATGCGCCGCTTTTCGGCGGTGCTCCATCACCGCCACGCCGGCTTCATCGCCAACGCCATGGGCGTTTGGAAAGTGGAAGGCGAGAACGCCGACGAAATTGGCCAGGTGATGGCCTCGTTCAACGCCGTCAGTCACTGTTACCGGCGCCCTGTTTATCCGGATTGGCCCTATTCCATTTTCAGCATGGTCCACGGGCGTTCGGTGGAGGATTGTGAAAAAGTTCTTTCGGCCATTTCGGAAAAGACCGGAATCACGGAATATCGCGCCCTCTATAGCACGCGCGAATACAAGAAGACTCGCGTGGAATACTTCACACCCGATTCGGAGAAATGGGAGAAACGGGTCATGGCTGGCGCGGTCATGACCGGATCCCGCTGAAAGGGAGCATGAAGCTACAGACAGAGTGCATTGACGTCAAAGAAGAGGCCAAGATCGGCGGGCTGCGCGTGCTGGCGGTGACGCTGCGCTACGCCACCCGTTTTCGCACCGAGCTCCTCAACATCACCACCGAGTTGCAGGATGTGATCCGCAAGAGCGGCATCCGGGCAGGGCTGGCTACCGTCCAATCGCTTCATACCACCGCCGGCGTTTTCATCAATGAGTTTCAGGGCGCGCTCCTGGCTGACATCCAGGAATTCCTGGAGAAGATGGTGGCCCGCGACGCTTACTACCGGCACAATGATCCGGTACTGAGCGATTGTGAGCGCAAGAACGCCGATGCCCACTTGCGGGCGCTGCTCTTGAGCCATTGCGTGTCGCTGCCGATATGCGAGGGCAAGCTGGCGCTCGGCCGCTGGCAGTCCATTATCCTGGCGGAACTGGATGGCCCGCAGCCGCGTGAGGTCCAGTTGCAAATTTTTGGCGTCGCTTAGCGCGCCATTCTCGTTCATAATAGAAGAGGGGCGCTGTCCGCCCCGCCATCAGAAGTTCTCCGACCCCTGGCCGCTACCGGAGAGAAAACCCACGCGCCAGGGGCGATAGGGTGGTTCGGGAAACCGGGCCGCCTCCCGTGCTTGCCCCGCCTCTTGCGGGATTGGAAAGGAGAATTAGCCTATATCCGGCCTGCTAAGCACGGGTATAGGCAATTTTGTTTTTTATCCTCCGGGCGGCCGGAGATTGGAAATTCCAGACTCGGAACTCGGCACTCAAGACAGATTCATGCTCAGAGATAGCTACAATCGCCCCATCACCGACCTGCGCGTTTCGGTGACCAACCGCTGCAACTTCCGCTGCGTGTACTGCCGGTCGGCGCAGGGCGACAACGGTTTCGAGGACAATGGCATTCTGGAGTGGGAGGAACTCGAACGGCTTTGCCGCATCTTCCTCGGGTTCGGCATTCGCAAGATTCGTGTCACCGGCGGCGAGCCGCTGGTGCGCCGCGGCGTGCTGGACTTCATTTTTCGCCTTTCCCGGATGGGCGTTCAGGATCTTTCGATGACCACGAACGGGCACCTGCTCGGGCAGCATGCCGGCGAACTTCGAGCGGCGGGACTGCACCGCATCAATATCAGTCTCGACTCCATCAAGCCGGAGAAATTCGCTCGTATCACGCGCACCGATTCCTTCTCCAAGGTGATGGC
This genomic interval carries:
- a CDS encoding NmrA/HSCARG family protein, with protein sequence MSNSLSVLVTGATGKQGGALARLLLKKGHRVRAFTRRPESPAAQELKRLGAELATGNLEDRAAIEHAAQGVDAIFAMSTPFEAGMEVETRQGITVADAAKAAGVRHLVYTSVASADRNTRIPHFDSKYKVERHLQALGIPHTILGPVFFMENLLSPWWLPGLQEGKFAMALPGSRSLQQIALDDIAGFATLVLERHEPFLGKRVDIASDELTGSQVVDILSRITGRRIEYVELPLAQVRAWSEDFAIMFEWFDRVGYSVDIAALRRDYREVGWHTFEDWAKARDWSLLKQAAAG
- a CDS encoding secondary thiamine-phosphate synthase enzyme YjbQ, encoding MKLQTECIDVKEEAKIGGLRVLAVTLRYATRFRTELLNITTELQDVIRKSGIRAGLATVQSLHTTAGVFINEFQGALLADIQEFLEKMVARDAYYRHNDPVLSDCERKNADAHLRALLLSHCVSLPICEGKLALGRWQSIILAELDGPQPREVQLQIFGVA
- a CDS encoding metallophosphoesterase, whose amino-acid sequence is MKVLIFSDIHADYRALDRILARPADVYVLAGDLTLFGRGLNTAGEKLHPLGERLWVMPGNHETEAEIAAFCNQHRFLFFHRAVLQRGDVNFAGLGYSNPTPFNTPGEYTEERIAQELETFRGLANLVLICHCPPYGTRLDEVSPGRHTGSQVLRAFVEKEQPRYLICGHIHECQGKEDLIGQTYCFNAGKLGYLLEA
- a CDS encoding AsnC family transcriptional regulator yields the protein MKPEMDAQDRKLLNLLQAEFPLDPEPFARLGEKTGETARAVIQRIERLKREHVIRQISAIFDTRALGYKSSLVAMKVPPARADQAAEVINSHPGVSHNYKRNHEFNLWFTVAVPPDSRLGLEGTVEKLHELAQADSTRLLPTLRLYKIGVKLDMTGEQDVAAASDEATYSDLTRPKKSEIFPRQVAIIRALQKDVALVERPFDAAATEIGITVPELLEEARGFQQRGQMRRFSAVLHHRHAGFIANAMGVWKVEGENADEIGQVMASFNAVSHCYRRPVYPDWPYSIFSMVHGRSVEDCEKVLSAISEKTGITEYRALYSTREYKKTRVEYFTPDSEKWEKRVMAGAVMTGSR
- a CDS encoding DUF2461 family protein, coding for MPESLKFPGFGPEQFSFFRQLARNNRKEWFDRNRERYQTHIVGAFRALLRELEPCALELNPDFETLGKTNRNFSRINRDIRFARDKSPYRAQYYLYLFVPTPQENHSSTRLYVGLAAEAVTVGFAMYDGGRESPMNTIFRPKVLEPGRSRRALTASRGGAELLALIRKAGGGRRYESYWYSLEKREWTKHQGFPAGPGDWKRMKGWVVRKRFAPSSRELAAGRFPAAVKKIFRELYPLYAFCAAPARAKAWSAAV
- a CDS encoding SpoIIE family protein phosphatase, which gives rise to MDAQRLERFRQYFNRQKASLGEWMASVSPLDSERGRQAASLLTNLDTALTRMDKGEFGVCQDCGGECESPRERWRLINDPTSQICLDCISEAEKRRLEQELNLAKEVQLSLLPQRAPTLPGSQVVFFSRPASVVTGDYYDFLQWQGRNDLGIVVGDVMGKGLPAGLMMSNLQACLKAMTMGAPPRPGELLAKVNTLVFHNIQLNKIVSLFYAHVDPVRATLSYANAGHPPAFLFRDGEPLRLGATGILLGVHGDSAYQEQEIPLERGDLLLAYTDGLSDVPNTTGEFFAEEQLISLVRKHRDLPCEEIASQVLSELEQFGPDLPLLDDLTLVFFRY